In Euphorbia lathyris chromosome 2, ddEupLath1.1, whole genome shotgun sequence, the sequence GAGTAATTTGTATTCGTTGTTTCTGCCCACCGCTTAAATTGATACCCCTTTCTCCTATAATCGTTTGGTCACCAAATGAGAGAATTTCTAAATCCTTCTTCAGAGAACATGCTTCAAGTATCCTCTCATACCTTTCTCTGTTCATCTTCTTACCGAACAATATATTTTCTTCAACTGTGCCGCTTTGTATCCAAGGTGATTGGGAAATATAGGCCTTTGTCCCACATAACCTGACTGAGCCTGAGATCTTGGACATCTCTCCCAGAATACAGGAAAGTAAGCTTGACTTGCCTGAACCAACAGTACCGCAGATAGCAACTCTCGTACCATGGAATACTCTAAGGTTTATATCTTTCAAAGTTGGGGTAGCCGAATATAAATCCCAAGAAAAATTCCCATTAGCTATGTCAACTGCTGTGTCAGAACTAAATCTTGGAAGCCTCTCAACAACATCAGACTGCAATTCTTCAAGACAAAGGAAAGATGCAATTCTATCAAGGGAAACCTTGGTCTGAACTAACATGGAAATTGTATCAGGAAGATTATAAATTGGTGCTTGAAGAATCCTGAATGTTGCTAGTGCAGATAATATCTTCCCTGATTCAAGTTGGATTCCCATAAGATAACAGGCACCGAAAGTGATTACAGAgacaaaagtaggggcaacCCAATAGAAAAAATTTGTCATTGCTGAAGCGTATAAATATGTTTTTAACCATTTTTCCTCCATCTTCCTCAGCTCAACAACCCGACTGAAAAACTTCATTTCCCACCCTTGGAGCTTGAGAATCCTCATATTGCTTAAAATCTCAGACATTGTCTTCATTCTCTTATCTTTCCATTCCATCATCTTCTCCTGAAATGTTTCTTGTAATCTACCCAAAGGGTAATTCAACAACATAACAAGTACTGTTGCAAGAAAAGCAGCAATAGATGCAAGCCCAAGATTCTTATACAATATCAACAAGGCGAAACCAACTTGGAAGAAGACCAACCAAAAGTCATGGATGTACCAAGAGAAAGTAGCTATTCTCTCTGCATCAACCGCCATGTGATTGATGATCTCCCCACTTGTATGATCCTGCCTTGAGAGAGGggagagcatcaaacctttgtTATATATTGTAGTCACCAGCACTGCCCGGACCCTGATTCCAGTTTGTTGCAACCTAAAGAGCCAATGCCTTAGGGAGACGCATTCCACAAGTTTTGCAACAAAAAAGGTGAAAACTAAGAGGTATCCTTGGTTTATGAATTCTCCTTGCCCGCTGAGGCACTGAATGAAGCTGTCTATAAGGTATGGACCAACATAAGATGCCGATGTGTATAACAGTGAAAACAAGCCTGTCCATAGAATTTCCTTCCAAAAGGAAATGATCAGTGCTTTCACTAGCTTATATGTAGTGACACTGCTATCAGCACCAGTACAAGTACCAGTGCCAAACTCAAGATTATTTCTAAAAACTGGAAACCCAACAGCTGCTGTATCCTCACTGTGAAGCTGAGGAACATCATCGAGGTCTAAAGTTTTCTTATTGCCAATTGCAATAATATTACTCATCCAAGAGAAAGTAAGAATACTGAAGAAACCAGCATTTGAGTAAGGAGTTAATGTATCACTCCCTTTAGAGCAAGAGTTATCACTCAAAAGAGGTTTCTCTAGAAGAATACTGTCTTTACTCATGTTTTTAAAGAACCCCCTAATACAGAGGAATAAACCAGTGGAAAGAGAGACTAGATCAGATGCTAAAGACTGAATTTCAGAGACTTTGTATTTTGCGTGAAAGAAAATGTCTATAATAAGGCTATAACAAGATATGGTCAAATAAAAACCCAACCACACTCTCAATAAAAACGGAAATTTTCCTTCAGATGAGCAAGAAAGATAAGTATGCAAATAAAGAGCAAGTGCAGCCCAAGAAAGTGTTCGAAGGATTGAATCCAAAAGGCTGACCTGACAATCATCAGACCAAGCTTTTCTAAACCAAAAGAAGTAGCTCAAAAAACAGaatataaagttaaacaatgAAACACCAAAACAACAAAACACTATCTGTTTATAACATAAAGCTCTATTTTTCCTGTCAAATTTACCCTCTCTACCACCCACGCTATATTTCTTGCATATAAACAAGGCAATCAATCCAAGTAACAAAATTAGGTGAAGTGAACCAGACAAGACATGCAGGAAAATGGGTTTTAGAACCCAGAAAGGCATTGGGGATGAGTCTGAAAGAAAGGTAGCATGAGGAGTTCCCATCATCATTAGTTTCTGAGATGGTGGTCTGCTGAATTGATTGGTTCTTAAATAAAGATtacataatatataatttttcattAAACAATTAATGCAATTAAACAGGAGCACTATAAACTacggatggcaacgggtaggatatccgcgggtagtgccaatcccaaactcttacccgtttattttttaactacccgtacccgtcccattaccctaatgggtatatttttgcatcccataccattcccatttaattcgcaggtacccacgggtacccttacccgttaaaaatcaataaatcaaataaaaaatattacaaatttaacaaagtataaatttaataaatcatttatctaaaaattgaacaaattgaactttaatcaataagaataagtagcttagtggtatcactcaatggttgaaaaacaaaaggttgggacttaaaatctcaaatattatatgtaaaaaacaataatttttttaatatataaaaaaattatggcaggtaacgggtaccgggtatcCTGGGGGTAtttccatacccgtcccattaccctaacgggtaattattttgatcccatacccttcccatacccttttatacagggtacgggtattcctattagggtcgggtagtgccgggtacactacccgttgccatccctacaaTAAACTTCCAAGTAGAATTTTTTTTGACACAGAAGTCCACCAATTTTTATGATTGTTGTCACCTCACGACAAAATGATAATATAATCAACATAACAAGGTGATAAAATTTTGCATAGTGACAATgacctgctgagtgattttccAAGCTCGTGTTTGACCTTTTACCAATTTACATAAGAGTTAAAGGGAAAGAACAAAATATGACCACATCTTTTGGATTAACAGAATTGAGACCGAAAACTTTAACATGAAAAGGTTGAAGCTCGTATACAAATTTAGGGATGTACAAAATTAAACCAACCCACTCACCCAACATGTCCTTATTGTAGGTATATCAAATCTAGATAACGGGGCCCATACAGAATTTTACAACATCAATATAGAAAAATGATACTTCAATTAGCATAAATAACACTATAATAAACTCTCATTTATAGCATATTGGAGTTTGGAGGAATGCAAATACAATTTGATGTTTTACATCAACAAAAAGCTTGTTGAAGAGAGAATTATGGTTTAGGAAGCACTGTAAAAACTGGTGTTTGACCTTTCTGTGTACTCTGCCACAAGTTTTGCAAAAGATGATGACTTATTCTCTAGTAATCTTGCAGGAGAGTCATATTCCTCCACAAGCCCTGTACGTACCATCATTATACAATGATCAACAACATTAACTGGTACAAATACAGAAATCTGCaagaatacttcaatataatgGCAATATGCTCTCACCTTTACTTAGAAGCAAAATCATGTCACTATCAAGAACAGAAGTTATTCTGTGTGCAACTGTTATCACAGTACACTCAGTGAAGTGTTGTCTGATGGTATGCTGAATCAAATTGTCGGTAGCCGTATCAACTGAGGCAGTAGCTTCATCAAGCACCAACACCTTACTCTTCTTCAGTAGTACTCGCCCGAGACAAACTAACTGCCTTTGACCCACACTCCAGTTCTCTCCGTTTTCAGTAACTGCAGTTACAGGGTAAGCATTCATAATTTAAATTCAATGCcattgaatttaaaaaattagGATACAGCAAGAGTATTAACCTGACTGGTCTAGccttttctccttcttcctgACTTCGTCTCCAAGTTGGCATATATCAAGAGCCTGGAACCATTCAAATACATGTCAGCATATTAATAGTCAAAATGTTTTATGTTCTTCAAATTAACAGGATAGAAAATGCCAACCTCCCAAATTTGCTCATCAGTGTACTCTTCAAGAGGGTCCATGTTGCTCCTCACAGTTCCTTCAAACATGGTGGGATCTTGAGGGATAATACTCAGCCTTGACCGCAAATCATGCAATCCAATTGATGAAATATTGACACCATCAATCACAATCTGACCAGCAGCAGGTTCGACAATGCGGAAGAGAGTTTGTACCAGAGTTGATTTTCCACTGCCTGTTCTACCAACAACACCAATTTTCTTGCCTCCTGGAAAAGTGCAAGAGATACCTTGCAGCACAAGAGGCATGTGGGGGGCATACCGGACCTTCAGTTATATTAGTCATTAGCAACAGATATGTCCTATAGGAATCTGAACATCAATTGACAAAAGAAATGTAGAAATACCCGCAGATTTTTAATAGAAACTTCTCCATGGAATGGCCATGAATGATCTGGCCGCTTTCCTTCTATGACGAGTGGAGGTTCAGAAGGAATACATATGAACTGAAGTATTCTTTCTACTGATATGATTCTATTCTCCAAATCACATATTCTGCTGATGAGCAGACTTTGTGCAGTGTTAAGGTTGAGCCCATATGTCACAGCGAGGCCTGCGAAGGCTTTAGAAAAACAAAAGCCAAATGATGATGTGTATCCCAGATTAGTCAAAATGATGGAAAAGACGTGGATATCAACTATAAGAAGAGAGGAACAGCTTACCTGGATCAATTTTCCctggaaaataaattaaaaatatcaatgACAGTGCAAATGTGATGCAAGAAAGCATTTCTTGGCGAAGGCAAAGCCATTCTGTTCCGCCAGCTATATGAAATCTAGTCCGAGAATATGCATCAACAAGCTTCATATTTAGTTCTAGGAATCTGGATTGCTGATCAAAGCTCCTGATACTAATTAATCCAGATATTGTTTCGGAAAAATGCTGGAAAATTGGAGCTCTGGATAATCCAACCAATCGAGAAAGTTCTCTTGCAGAAGCTATGTAATATTTCTGTATAACAAAAAGCATGATGAAACTCTTGCTGTTGTAAAGTAAATACTGTTAATGCATATAGCATGTCATAATGGCATTAGACTAAAACATTCTTTAAAATTCTTTGTCGGATAGAGTAAAGAGatcaagtggtatcagagcttaatagctcattactaaaggtctaacaaccttgagttgatccataccatgggtgaaaacagcactcggtttctccctggaaaccagacaactcagatattacctgaggggctgtccattaccaggcctcccctattcttcgggtcaaactataccttttggaagaataggatgaagaacttcattcaagctacaaacatgagtgtctggctatctatagtctaaggcccgtttgtacctgtgaaagttgttgctggccagtcagttgttaaagctgaggttgaatggacagaggatgatcttaagaagcttcaaaaccatgcttcggatgctgcagaatataacaaaatctcaggttgtgagtcggcacaagagatctggaaaaagctggaagtcacctacgagggaacaaacaaagtaaaagaatctaaggtgaatcagcagatgagactgtacgagctgttcgagatgaacaatgatgagggcatttcagacatgaacgcaaggttcaccaacatcattaataagctcaagagacttgggaaaatcttcactgaggaagaacaagtcaaaaagatactcaggagtcttccaaaagactggcaagcaaagaagacagcagttgaggaagttcaggatttaaccacctacaaatatgacgaactcatcggttcattgctgacccatgagatatccatgaaaaactttgaggtgaaggaaaaatctgatgacaagaagcagaagtcacttgtcatgaaggctgactccactgacgggagttcaactgatgatgaggagatggctatgttcacaagaaagatgaagaggctgttcaggaagaacgacaaatattctaaaaagccttacaaaaagtttgataagtataaggctgactcaagcgacagcaaatacagaaaggacagctcaaagcccattacatgctttgagtgccaccaagatggccatattaagtcaaactgccccacgctgaggaaagacaagaaaagtgggaagaaggcaatggtggctacttggagtgacagtgatgaatattcatcaacagaaactgaggccaccgagtcagcgaagatatgctttatggctgacgaacttgctgagccatgcatttctgagcatgctgaccaatctgatgagtcagataatgaagagcaatctaatgaggtaatctcactctctcaactcagaaatgaaatgggtaacgccctgagtgatctctatacacttgttaaaaagtgtaacaggaagattaaagcactcagccggcgctgtgatgaagtagaagaggtcaaactgagtgacctcagataccttcttcaagacaactcagttttgcatgaaaatatgaaaatcactCATgagtttgtctctgaagtccagtcagtttcaaagaaactgaggaaggatgtcacaaccattcagagccaattaaaggttccaaacaaaaacaattttccgctgaaaactcagtaccaaggtacacagtaccaaggtactcagcagagacgaaatccccagcgaaaagtccaatgtgacttttgtgggaagttaggacacactactaaagtgtgctgacacgctcagcactggggtgctgacaagtcagtaaaaaatcctaaacagaaggtcagttgtgacttctgtggaaagaatggccatactgtccatgtatgccgccataaaataaaatatgatgctatacctgttgcacctaacaagtcaggacccaaaaagaatcgggtacctaaaagtaactagttacaatgcaggtaagcctgagatgtgccgagaagtcaaggatgtggtatattgacagcgcatgctcaaggcatatgacgggtgatgaaactcaattcatcacgtttgaacgtaaacgaggagggagtgtaagttttggagacaacaagaagggtaagatagtaggatcaggaaccatcggaggtaaccctactattgaatctgtctccctagtcagcggactcaaatataacttactcagcgtagctcagctatgtgacaatgggagaaaagttatatttgatgctactggatgtaaaatatacgagggtaaaactaatgagttaattttaactgcccctcggatagataatgtctttatgctagacttagagaaaaagttttcaaagactgtgtgcttagtaacaaaggaagaaaattcctagctatgacacaggagacttggtcatgtaagcatggacctcctggccaaattagcaagaaagcaattggttgagggactgcctgaactcaaatttcaaaaagatcaattatgccatgtctgccaagctggaaaacaaaccaagcaatcttttcaaagtaaaaacattgtctcaactaagcgtccgttagaaatgctacacttggatctctttggtccagtccagccgctgagtctgggtggaagaaggttttccttggttattgtagataaTTTCTCACGGTACACATGgattatcctgctgaccagtaaggatgagacctttgagacattttcaaacttggttagaaaaattgagaatgagaaagacctaaaattagctcatatccgtagtgataacggtggagaattcaaaaaccaaaagtttgttgaattctgtgaagccagcggcattgaccacaatttctctgctcctagaacgcctcagcaaaatggggttgttgaaaggaagaacagaactctggttgaaatagcaaggacaatgctggatgagcatagacttccaaagtatttttggggagaggctgttaacacagcatgctacattcttaattgagctctagttagacctatactcaagaaaaccccctatgaactttggaaaggacgaaagcccaatattggatactttcgtgcctttggctgtagatgcttcattttaaataccaaagatagcttagcaaagtttgattcaaaagctgatgaagctatctttttgggctactcaacaaacagcaaagcatacagagtttttaataagcgaactcaagttttagaagagtcaatacatgtagagttcgatgaaactgaccctgcaggtagataccagccgctgaccgaagatgaaccaaactcagtaaccatcgctgactcagaaccagctactgagtcattcacgaaaaggctgaccaagagtaagagtgaacctaagattacttttactgacccatctacttctgcagagattgttgaaacaggaacagcacaagacatgaatctacccaaagaaataaggattccaagagggcactccgaaagtgcaatccttgattctgctgggaataccctgatgacgagaaatcaactcaggaagtacctcagcaatgttgctttcgtctcagtacaagaatcgaagaatttcgctgaagctgagtacgatgaattctggatgaacgcaatgcaagaggagctcgatcaatttcgaagaaatgatgtatgggagttagtgcctcatccaaagagttaaaagaccatcggaacaagatgggtcttcaggaacaagatggacgaacaaggaaacgtagtcaggaacaaagcaaggcttgtagctcagggctacagtcagcaagaaggtatagactacggtgagacctttgccccagtggcaaggctagaggcaattagaatactgtgtgcatatgcatcttacatgaactttaaattattccaaatggatgtcaaaagtgcttttcttaatggagttataaacgaggaggtttatgtaaatcaacctccaggttttgaggaccctaagttcccaaaccatgtttacaaactcaaaaaggctctgtatggcctcaagcaagcaccacgtgcttggtatgagaggctgactagtttcctgctgactagaaattatgtcaggggtaaagctgatacaaccttattcattaagaaaaagggtaaagataccctgctggcccaaatttatgtcgatgatataatatttggtgcaactaacgaatcaatgtgcaaggagtttagcaaacaaatgcagactgagtttgaaatgtctatgatgggagaactcaacttcttcctcggtcttcaaatcaaacaaagaaagaatggcatcttcatcagtcaagccaaatatgccaaggagatcttaaagaaatatgacttggaaaattgcaagccaatatccactcctataggtactgacactgtcctctgcgctgatgagaatggtaagtcagtagacagcaagttatatcgaggtatgataggctctctactttacttaacagccagtagaccggacattcagttttcagtatgctactgtgctagatatcaatctaaccctaaggaatctcattacattgctgtaaaaagaatccttagatatttgcaaagctcagtgaacgcaggtttgtggtatccaaatactcatgattttacactcatcggatacactgacgctgattatggacgagataagctggaacgtaaaagcacctctggaggatgccacttcttaggaagctgccttgtatcttggttcagcaagaagcaggcgtcagtagccctgtccacaactgaagctgagtacattgctgctggaagctgtgttgctcaagtcctttggattaagcaacagcttgaagattatggtgctcaaacaaagacaattgaagtcaaatgcgacaacaaaagtgcaattgacctctcaaagaacccaatccagcacagcaggatgaagcatatcagcataagacatcacttcatcagagatcatgtactcaagaaagaaattaagctgacttatgtgccaacagatgagcagcttgctgatatctttacaaagcctctagcacgagagcaattcagcatactgagagaagcaatcggtatgtttaatcctcttcaataaattcctgtgctaaatgaatattgaatgctgagcgaattacatgctgaatgatttattgtttgctgagtatctcattgaaactgactgaatatacaatactgagtaaacttgcacactgagtaaattagtttagaacttgaacttaaaatcatccttaaataatgcactgaccactcagaatatcaaacgcttgacattctaaatactgagtgattaatccgttagcataaattccaagcacgcgtataacctaggatgacgtattcgccgtaatgtgtcataaatgccaggatccttgtcggtacatgatcccaaggcaactgacacatggatttggttaagatccacaccgttcaactcgtctataaattatgggcatttcaccatcttttactccttacgcttaacaaattcttaaggctacgaaatcacccaaatttctctctctcaaatacctctattctctccatcttagaagaatgactaagctatccttcaacgtctccggtgccggccaaaataagtccagctccgatgaaccttcacgaaacccttccacctctagcaagggtaaaactgatcAAAACTCTGGAAAAGAGAAAGCTGTGAAGATACGGacctactccaaagtcttcgaaagtgtcctcgaatggaaagttgagccctccagatgggtttctgagcacttcgtccaacatgaacaaccgtttgccgaatggattgcaaagaacgaatggactgggttgTTCTCTGTCAGAGATGAGacgtatcctgacctggtaagggagttttaccacaatctcATGGTTGTCAGTGACTCCCCTGACTATCTAAGCACTAAAGTAAGAGGAAAgacgatcttcatcaaccctctgtacataggaaatctcctccaacttaaaactgagggagtaaggctaagaaagtctggagatcaggacaagaccgactacgttcatactttctgcaaacctgagggtcactcaggcgagatctcagcatcttcaatgggacagcaccaaaagatggctcactacctgctgagctacttcatttaccctaagataaactgcacgacctcagcaacgaactttgaacagtgcttcatatggcacatgctgacgtacacccccatcaacatgtcggtcttcctagttgctgggttcctacgcagcacgggtacaatgaggttgggatcaatcattaccaggatcctcatcgaccacaagattgacctcgaaggtgaggaatctttcagaggaaccgaaatcacaactgcctcgctgagggcactgaaatatgggcagcctttgaagaaaggaaaagctgctgctgctgctggccaagctgatcagactgaggagactatggctgagcctaagaaagggcgaagaactaaggccccagcttctcgcaagagaaaatctgctgagacacctaatgttgtgtctccagcaaagaggcagaggtcagctggaaagtcagctgagaagagaagcaggcaagatgagcctaacactgaggaagctgctgagctccctcagaagaagcagaagtcttcaacactggcccctctcgacgtcatgccgacggattttattgtaccgggtgattctcacttcactcaatgccaaggtactgatgctgagggaactgaggtccagttagatgaccacttcatctcccaagttgaggaagaacttgatggagataatactgaggaagaagaagaagatgatgaaaccagcggtcagaatgacgctgaggagtctgaagaatatgccagcgaaattgaagctgaggacgctgaccctgggttagcaggtggagctgtg encodes:
- the LOC136219194 gene encoding ABC transporter C family member 3-like; this encodes MMMGTPHATFLSDSSPMPFWVLKPIFLHVLSGSLHLILLLGLIALFICKKYSVGGREGKFDRKNRALCYKQIVFCCFGVSLFNFIFCFLSYFFWFRKAWSDDCQVSLLDSILRTLSWAALALYLHTYLSCSSEGKFPFLLRVWLGFYLTISCYSLIIDIFFHAKYKVSEIQSLASDLVSLSTGLFLCIRGFFKNMSKDSILLEKPLLSDNSCSKGSDTLTPYSNAGFFSILTFSWMSNIIAIGNKKTLDLDDVPQLHSEDTAAVGFPVFRNNLEFGTGTCTGADSSVTTYKLVKALIISFWKEILWTGLFSLLYTSASYVGPYLIDSFIQCLSGQGEFINQGYLLVFTFFVAKLVECVSLRHWLFRLQQTGIRVRAVLVTTIYNKGLMLSPLSRQDHTSGEIINHMAVDAERIATFSWYIHDFWLVFFQVGFALLILYKNLGLASIAAFLATVLVMLLNYPLGRLQETFQEKMMEWKDKRMKTMSEILSNMRILKLQGWEMKFFSRVVELRKMEEKWLKTYLYASAMTNFFYWVAPTFVSVITFGACYLMGIQLESGKILSALATFRILQAPIYNLPDTISMLVQTKVSLDRIASFLCLEELQSDVVERLPRFSSDTAVDIANGNFSWDLYSATPTLKDINLRVFHGTRVAICGTVGSGKSSLLSCILGEMSKISGSVRLCGTKAYISQSPWIQSGTVEENILFGKKMNRERYERILEACSLKKDLEILSFGDQTIIGERGINLSGGQKQRIQITRALYQDSDIYLFDDPFSAVDAHTGSHIFKEVLLNLLNSKTVIYITHQVEFLPAADVIVVMKDGRITQAGKYDDILTSGSDFLELVRAHEEALLPLDSKQAGTLSENGSTSEYYAGQEQENKDLPNGKSDEIDVPKRQIIQEEEREKGGVGFSVYWKYFTTAYGGTFVPLILLAEILNQILQIGSNYWMAWATPVSKDVKPITSESTLILVYVAFSIGSSLCLLVRITLLVTAGYKTATLLFNKMHLCIFRAPMSFFDATPSGRILNRASTDQSEIDLQIAYQVGTVAFTLSQLLGIIGVMSQVAWQIFIIIIPVFLICIWYQKYYIPSARELSRLVGVCKAPIFQHFAETVSGSTTIRSFDLQARFQERNMKLIDEFSRPKFHIIAAMEWLCFRLDMFLCITFAVSLIFTIYFRERIDLVIAGLAVTYGLNLNTLQTWLVWKICNMENKIISVERILQYLSVPSEPPLIIEGQRPDHCWPSHGEVALDNLQVRYAPHMPLVLRGVSCIFPGGKKAGIVGRTGSGKSTLIQALFRIVEPSAGCILIDGIDISILGLHDLRSRLSIIPQDPTMFEGTVRSNLDPLEEYADEQIWEALDKCQLGDEVRKKEKKLDSAVCENGENWSMGQRQLVCLGRVLLKKSKVLVLDEATASVDTATDNLIQQTIRQQFSDSTVITVAHRITSVLDSDTVLLLSHGVIEEYDSPTKLLQNKSSQFAQLVKEYTMRSNTSSDK